Part of the Engystomops pustulosus chromosome 4, aEngPut4.maternal, whole genome shotgun sequence genome is shown below.
TAGGAGTTGGTTCTGCCACTTGCATAAACATGGTAAGGTGTGAAGTGGCCACACTTCTACCATGAGTCAGTGAGCTGGGAACCACTGGAAATTTCAGGGAAACCTATTACATTCAACATGTGCTTCTCCCATCAATTCAGATGCCTGACAGTTATTATATAACAgaattttttattagttttatatttgttttgattgtaatatatagtttatttttttgattAAATATTCCGTagcactgtatagaggtagtcATTACTCAGATTATACAGTAGTCAAAGCCAAGAACCATGGCCAGAGCAGCTCTTATTTAGGAATGGCCTTGTGATTTTATGTAGTGGTTCTCCTTCAGATAACACCTTGGGGGTTTATAGGTTTAAAATGGTGGTTGTGACATTGTTTATAAGTGATACAATAAACTGTATCAATGTCCATATGACTGGCAAACAATCATATATGTATGACGCAGGATTGTTCCCCCACACCCAAGACTGAGAACAGCAAAGATCAAGTAAATCAGAGATAAGAAAATATTATTGACCTTAATTCTTATGTTATTTTAGTGGAGTATTCTGCAGTGTAAAAAGCCTGGGAGTTTAAAGTTTAACATCTAAAAAGTAAATGTGATCATGGTTTTATGGTGCCAGGTCCCAGGCACCACAGGAATCTTCTCAGTAGGGGGAAAAGTTTGTCACCTTTTGGCACACTTCGCATGCAAATGTTACGAGCCTTAGAGACTCACTCGTGCTCTGGACAAACAAAATGAGCAAGACAGATACAGCTGATGACATTTTCAGCCATGACTACAAAATGATGGACATGACAGGCTGCAAGTTACAGTATACTGCAGAAGAAGTGGTCTACTTTATTCATATATGTGGTATATGTTTATACATTTACTACACTTGTACTGTGTATATAGTTTATCTTAGTATGTCACTCGTCATATGTgcatgttgtattttttttaaatatgcacaAACATTTTGTTATAAAGGTTACATTCCCCTGGAATACAATATATGATATACTGTAACAAGTAATGTATCCTACAATGAGAGAGGACCTAGTTTccttataaaatttttttataaaaatatcgttctatttatatattatatgtctattatctatctttctattccatatatatctgtctgtctacTCTCTATCACCTATGTTttaaattatctatctatctatctatctatctatctatctatctatctatcttctatcatctatctatctgtctttttGCAAATCCAattatatttaatataatttttttaaacttctaaTGTATAAACTCACCTCACCTTTATACCTTAAGTATAAAAATACTGTAGTTAGAAAAGTATTATGTTATTATCAGGGAGAAAAATTCAAAACAAGTTTCATGACAATGTTACTCTAGTAATTAACTGTAATGATGTTACTTATAGCCATTGCCACATAGGTCAAATAAGTAGTTGACCTATACAGTCCATTTTTAGTTCATTTTGTTGGGGTGAAAATGCACACTTGGTTCTATGGGAACCTTCTTCCCAAGGACCCCCTGCTCAGCCCCATTAAGCTTTGAAGTGTTGATGGTGCCAGTGAAGGTGACAATTCACACCTCTGCTTTTAGGATAAAACCTGGGCTGCAGAGCCCCATTCAGCATTTCAACAGACACTCACAAGAGGAGCACACATGGATCTCTCTCTCTTGCAACTGAAGGAGAAGATGTCACTTCCAGAGTACAGCACCCTTCAGCAATGGGGTTACCCTGATTCTGAAGGGTACAACAGCCTTTCCCCAACATCTTCTGTTGACTCCTTCAGCTTTTCACCTCCATATCAAGCCTGCAGCTTTGCTGAAGATAACTATAACAGCTTTCAATCATCCAAGAAAGAAGTTCTTCACACCAGGCAAACAACAGCCAAGAAGAGCCAAAGGAGAAACACAGCCGTTTCCCACCAACGGCAAAGTGCCAGTGAGAGGGAGAAGATGAGAATGAGGAATATCTCCACTTCTCTCCAAAATCTGAGAAGATACCTTCCACCAGCAGTGGCTCCAGTTGGTAAAAACTTGACAAAAATTGAGACACTGCGCCTGACAATCCGCTACATTGCACATCTTGCTGATGTTCTTGGCCTGGATGATGAGACCCTCATGAAGAGAAGGGAAGAAAGCCTCAGAAGATCCAGATGTCCAGTCGGCCTTAACTGCTGCGAAGGCAATATTCATGAAATCTGCCCAGCCACAGGGGCACAGTTACCTGAGACCATCTCTCAGTACTCTACCTCTCCAACAGTATTTCCAGAGACAGCAAACCCTTCCTACATGGACACTACCTCAGCCACAGTAGATATGTCCTCTCCTCAATTCACAGATCAAGGCCTGCCAGAAGATACCTTCTCACCATGTGCCATGAGCTCTACACCACTACATCCATCTGCAGCACTAGACATGAAAGCAATCCAATCCCAGTCGCCAGTTTCTCCAGACCTTGGCTTCTGTCAGGTATGTAGAAAATGTATTTTACTTATCCATATTCATATGCATTTATGTATATAGTATGTTAATACCTTCTGTGGAAACCAAGCTAGACTACCAACCCCCCTACCTATAGTACTGCAATATCTAATCACAAACTGAAATTataatttctacatttttttctattttctgcaCATCACAAACTGAAATTataatttctacatttttttctatttgcacatattattattattattatttgctaccAGTTTTCTTTTAATAATCAGTATCCAGACAATAGCTTATCAGCATTTAGACTTTGAATGTAGCCATTTTAGGGCAAATGTACAATGTATGAATAGACAGCAGATACAATACAAATACACTATGACAAAACAGATTGAAATGTTTGAAGGCTAAAAACTTAATATGATTATTTATAGTATCTTTACTCTTGTCTCCCTACAGGATATGATTGATGATATGTGGGACGAGCTTGAAAACAAAAAACTCTGGACATCATTCCAGACAGAAGAACATCTACAGCTGCAAAATTATTGCTAAATATATGGACACTTTCCATGTTACATCTATGGACTCTTATATGCCATGCATATGTAAATACTGAACAATTTATGAGTGTAAATAACGTATATTTATTACATGTGctgtatatcatatattatattctttatttattttatataataatatatatataagtacaATCTTGTCTATCTGCTTCTAAAAAATATATCTGATTTGATTAATGCAAATCAAATAATTTGATTTAATGCActaaataaaacttttaatattaAGAATATCTACCTTTCTGTTTTGGGGAGCTATCAGATAAGGGGCCCTAACTAATGTTTTTAGCACAGTGCCAGAGACGGGATTCTTTGCATCATATTGAAATATAATGCAAGCAGTCCCTGCTTCTCCCACAAAGAAATCACCTCCCTGTCATCATTATTACACTACAGTGCAGCTGTTCTGCTGGCAAGTGGGAATGCCTTATATCATATTTCataatgatgcaaggactccctttcTGGTACTGCGCTTGCTCCAAGCACGCTGGTGTGGCACTAGCCTTCAGGTGTGGAGTCTCTATACATCCCTGTGGACTACACACGGTTGCACTAAATGCATTACTTACAGCCAATCCATTGTAAAGTAGAGCATTTCAAAGTCAAAAC
Proteins encoded:
- the LOC140125690 gene encoding uncharacterized protein, which translates into the protein MLGVGSATCINMDKTWAAEPHSAFQQTLTRGAHMDLSLLQLKEKMSLPEYSTLQQWGYPDSEGYNSLSPTSSVDSFSFSPPYQACSFAEDNYNSFQSSKKEVLHTRQTTAKKSQRRNTAVSHQRQSASEREKMRMRNISTSLQNLRRYLPPAVAPVGKNLTKIETLRLTIRYIAHLADVLGLDDETLMKRREESLRRSRCPVGLNCCEGNIHEICPATGAQLPETISQYSTSPTVFPETANPSYMDTTSATVDMSSPQFTDQGLPEDTFSPCAMSSTPLHPSAALDMKAIQSQSPVSPDLGFCQDMIDDMWDELENKKLWTSFQTEEHLQLQNYC